From one Neovison vison isolate M4711 chromosome 1, ASM_NN_V1, whole genome shotgun sequence genomic stretch:
- the HSPB3 gene encoding heat shock protein beta-3, giving the protein MAKIILRHLIETPVRYQEEFEARGLEDCRLDHALYALPGPTTVDLRKAREAQLPPVDSEAKMPAQEGKSRFQILLDVVQFLPEDIIIQTFEGWLLIKAQHGTRMDEHGFISRSFTRQYKLPDGVETKDLSAVLCHDGILVVEVKEPAGTQ; this is encoded by the coding sequence ATGGCAAAAATCATCCTGAGGCACCTCATTGAGACGCCAGTGCGCTACCAGGAGGAGTTTGAAGCTCGAGGCTTGGAAGACTGCAGGCTGGACCACGCTTTGTACGCACTCCCGGGGCCAACTACTGTGGACCTGAGAAAAGCCAGGGAGGCCCAGCTTCCTCCGGTGGACTCAGAGGCCAAGATGCCGGCCCAAGAAGGCAAATCCCGCTTCCAGATCCTGCTGGACGTGGTCCAATTCCTCCCCGAAGATATCATCATTCAGACCTTCGAAGGCTGGCTGCTGATCAAGGCTCAGCACGGAACCAGAATGGATGAGCATGGTTTTATCTCAAGGAGTTTCACCCGACAGTATAAACTGCCAGATGGCGTCGAAACCAAAGATTTGTCGGCCGTCCTCTGTCACGATGGAATTCTGGTGGTGGAAGTAAAGGAGCCAGCTGGGACTCAGTGA